TACTGAAAGACAGGTTGTGTAAACTCTTGATAATACACGTGTAGGGCTGACCTTTCATGCCCTCTCAGTCACACATATAGTAACATACATATACTATAcagtctgcagcagcagcagcagacacatGATATTTGGAATAAAGTGCATAAAAAGTTGGTAAATTGCCTTGGATGCAACTCAAGTGCTACTAAAGCAAATAAAGATCCAGTTCAGTTCTATTGGAGTTTTGTTGTTGTACTATAAATAACCACaagcaaaacaacacatttttcttAAACATGACTATGAGTTAGTATTTCAGTGCACGTTTGTTCAAGATACAAAGTCCATAAGGTGATGATTAAGCATGGAAATGCATTCTGCCTCCGGGACCTTGGGGCTCGCTGTGGTTGTTTAGAATTGTTTGTTGACAGCCCTGTTTCCTATCCTCTGCACCTCCTGTTGTCCTGAGCACATATGGTTGGCTCGCCTCTCTACATGCCTGGCCTCGGCcgagagacagaaagacagccGTTCATGGCTCAGTGGAAGCTCCTGACCCGTGCGGTGCTCCTGTCCATCCCTGGAAAAGTGTCACCTGCTTCTAAGACTTTCTACTCATGCAGAGACAGTGTGCTTCGTCATAGTTTCTCTGGGATGCATCTGGAGCATTAAGCAACACTAACAACGCTCTGATTCACTTACTGAGGTGCAGTCTGGATGCTGAAGCTAACACAGAAAGTCTCGCCTCTATCCTGACCCCAGCTTCCCCTTTCCCTGCAGAGAATTATACTATGAGCTTGCAGGAAATGCTATCCACCTTCCAAAGCTTGTCTTGCTGGAAGAACACAAAATTAGTTGAACTTGTGCTTTCCACGTTCCTCATTCCTTTAGGCAGCCAGACATCTCTTCTGGTTTCCATTTGTTTTAAAGCTATTAGTGTTCATGACCTGATAAGGGAGTGGTTGGTGTAGCGCAAACATCCGTCTCTGAGTACATCCGTCATCGTCCATATGTGTTTGACCAGAGCAATAATATCCTCTCCTGGAAAAGTTTGAGTGGGAAGCCTGGGAGGTGAAACTACTGGGATCGAAACAGTTTTAGTTTATGTAATTCTTAATGAAGGTCTGAGCAAGATGTGCTCTATTACTTTGGTAAATATTCTCCATCTCCATAAACATTTTGGGCAGCCTGAAACATTGCATTGCACAGGGAGCTGACCAGAAACCCTTTAAactcatttatatttatatgggTTTGGCATCCTGGAGAAAGTTCTTCACATGCTATGGATGTCAACTGAAGTCATTTTCCACTGGTGCTGTTTTCAGTCAACAGCAAGAGAGATTTGCTTGCTTTTGTAAGATGGATTCCACTGGCAAAAACAAGCACCAGTCAAGCATCTCTTTATTTGCAGATGATATACAGTCTATTTTATTTGACTGTCTCTTGTGCACTTGGCAGAACATCAACTAAGTCTGTGTTGACAGTGCCTAAGCCATTCAAGTGGCTGCTTTTTAGACAATGTTCTGACGATGCGATAAACAAGAAGCCTGTGCGGCACAGAGCTGAAATTAGATATTTTACCATAGCATCGTGTGACTTCAAAGCCACCTAAATATGCATTTGGAAGCAGCGTCTCAACATTTGCTGCATGTAAACTTGCACTGAAGACGTGGCGAGATGGAGACGAGTCGATGATCGCACTGCAGCGAGAGCCGGATATCTGGAAAGCTGTGAGTATGTGTGAGTTGAAAGATAAGTTTAACacatatgtataaaaatgtttattcatGGCAcattcaacaaggtgctagaAAGATTTCTTAGAGAGTTTGGTCCATATTAATCAGATTTGTTACAGATTTATCACCTATAGCAACCCAAAGTTGTTGTACtggagatctggtgactgtggaggccgttTGAGAACAATTACTCAATGTCatgtcaagaaaccagtttgatttgagctttgtgacatgatgCATCGTCCTGTTAAAAGCAGTCATCAGAAGATGGGCACATTGTGGCTGTAAATGGATGTAACTGGCTGATTTGGTATTTGCATTAGtgagcagctgaacaggtgtgCCTAATGAATATATTCCTCATTACGATTCAAACAACCTGTTGAGAAGTACAAATGCTCTCAACTTTCCTTACATTTTCACTCCTGTGCTACATCCTCATTGAAACATTTGAATTATATAACTTCTGTACAGTTTTGCGATCGGCCCCTTTGGTGGGCCGTGTGCTTGACAAACGTGTGCTGGAACTAGATGTGACTGTAACGTTTAAGACAGATTTGGAAAGTGCTGCTAACTGTGTTATGAACAAATATGACAGCAGTTTAACAAGTAAACAATACGTGAAATAACCTCTGCTACAGAGAACTTGCTGTTTTTGAGTAATtgtaaaaaaattttaaaatactccagtttcctgtttattattgtgtaaTGTAGCGACATCGATAATTGAATACTTTTTACTTTCCTTTGTACTTTTACCTTCTTCTCCTCGCATTCTCACACCAGGAATAGCGGTGCAAAAATTCATAATAACTTTTCTATATTTTGCACACTTTGCAAAGCCATCCACAGGACCAGATTGGACCCATTTCTCGGGCCAGGTCTGGCTCCTGGGCCCtatgtttgacatccctgccGTAGTGCAATCCTATCATTTATTCACCCACATTTGGACAAAGGAAGTCAGTAATCATTTGCTGTGGCCTGTGTGTCAGTTCTATAAATATTCCTTATAGAGGCCATGACTCAACTAGGAACTGTTTGTGAACTCTTGCTGTTGTGTGTACTGAACTGAATCCAGTTCTTGCACTCGTAACAGGGGAGGGACGCTCAGGGACTTCTGCACCTGGTATTCAAAACTTCACCGATGACACTTGCGCCGGGGCCTGACCGAAGTGTCGTACACTTGCATCGTTTGCTGAACATAAATCATGTTTGGCTTCTCATGCAGCTCTGTATTTCCCAGGTCTGTACGGGTTACTTGCAGGTCGCTGTGTGTGCAAGCGGTAACGCGGGGCAGATGCTTTGTCACCATCGATATATTTATGTACTGTTTATATACAATTTTTAAGGATGTGTTATTGAATTTCTTAAGAAACTTTTCCATGCTAGTTGCCTGGCATGGCATGTCTCTCCTGGAAAAGAGGGCTTGGAAATGACATAATGACAGCACATTATGGATGATGTAGTGAAATTTAATATCTACTGTTCTGCCTTGGCACAACTGAGGACAAGCTCTCAGTCACAGTTACCACAgtgattttctgttttgtgtttgcacTTAAGTTTATTTGGCCATTTAAGGGAGCTCTTGTCCTgccaattaaaaataaatacttcaTTTAGGCCGGGTAGATTTTCAATGCCTGCATTGCATAAGTGCAAAGATTCAGTGAGCTTGGGCAGTATTGCTGGCAAGTTTGGATGGGCTACGAGAAGCGTCCATTAAAAGCTCGCAGCACATCGAGCTCAGAGCCTCGAGGGAAGAGAGGTGGAGAGGAATAATGTTGAATGACGGCTATAGCCACCCTCACACACAGAGAAGCGTTGGTGTTGTGACTGAGATGTCGAGAATGTCTTCTTTTGTAAAGTTGTGCAGACCAGCAAACCTCAACTTCTTAAACGCCTGAATTTCTTTCCACACAGAGCAATGCATGTACGCTCAGAGAGAACACTTTAACCTTCAATAttcagcatttatttatatcatATTGTAGCACatagaagaggaagaaaaaatttacagtatttgtctTGATTTATACAGTCTCTTGTCATTAAAGCTGTATTTTTCATGTGTGCAGCGGTCTTTGCAGCTTACACCTCAATGTCAGATGTTAGAttcaacaggttttttttttaactgctacTCTGAAAAAAATTTGAGACCAACTCAGGACAACtaaatgtgaagaaaaacagcagctatTAAAGGTTCGGGACACCAgcggtttggtttttgtggtTCGGTTGaggacattaaaacaaacatatCCTCGTTAGCAATCGCAGCAAGTTGATGTATGATGCTAATCAAAATTTGCTTATGTAGGCTCTCTTGTCACAGCTGCACAGTAACACGTGGGCAGTTTTTGGAGTCTGGGAATATTTGAAGACTATGATTCCACGCCCTTGATTTGAGTCACTGCCAATATAAATTACTTAGTGCCCAGTGCCAGCTTCAATAATGCTAACCTCTGTAAACAGATTCTGTATATGATTGTGTAGGATATTTAGGCTAgttttaacatttttgacaCTGGGAGGTTTCTGGTGTTTAGTCCAAGTGGAGTAGTATGTGCTGAAATGCATCAGATGACTGTCAGCTATGGTCTTATGAAGATTTTGCTTTCCATGCTAAtctgtattaaaaaataataataatgaggagacagaaaaaaagcctCTGACTACACAGGAAAACCGGTTATTATCCTTTAAATATGCAGACTATTTGTGAGGTTCCCAGTTTGCAGCTGTTCAGCAAGCAGTATTAATGTGAGACATGTTTGATACATTATTTTCAACATaaaaaaggactagatgttaccaATTGTCTTGGGATTTTATACAGAAATATCAGAAATCCAATCAAAAGACTCTAAAATGTTCACTGTTactgtttgtttctttctaaGTACCCAAGTTACCTAAATCTATATTctggaaaatgaaaaaagagcttCTTTGGGGGGAAAATTAACTTTAGGTGAGggcttgggttttttttccaagacTTGGGAAGGCCACTGCAGGGCTCAAGGCTATCCTAGACCTTTTTCTGTGTGTCAGTTTACAGTCTTTACTATCCTGTTTAATACAGGCTAAAATCACATAATAGCTTATTGTAGCATTTGTTAACAGAGTGTTAAAGGGTGGGTTTAGGGTACTTATTGGATATGACAGTTAAAGAGTTTTTATAGAGATTGCTTAACTGGTATTAAAATGCTTAAGATTAATGAATTGAGTGCCTTTGAATACGCGCTCAAAGATATCCAAGGAACCTGCTGTGCTCAAGTACCAGCCTTCACTTTTGCAAAGGGAGTTGACAAATGCATTCATATCTGCTTGCAAACTCTTTGTAATAGCCTGCAAGTCATTTATTATATACTACTCATGAATGAGAGGAAGCTGACACGTTGCCAGTTAACACCTTCGAAGACAAATGATACCAAAAAAGCCGTTTCTTTCAAATATATCTGGCTTTACTTTATTCATGTACTGTACAGTTTTTCACTTCCAAAGTCTTTATTATACTATATGACAATAATGGCTATCATTTACTACAAAaggttgcataaataatttaaatgtggaaataaaaaataaatatgcagttcattctttttttttttttataacagtccTTCGTTGTGTCTGTAGAAAACGGCCTTCCCTGCTTCTCTGTAACACCTTGTCATGTGAGggcagaagaccacacaggTATGATATGTACAATCGCGCTACGCATCGCAGCTCTCGGCTAACATAACAAGCCCCTTCCAGTTGCTCTTTCAAACATACAGTTGGAAAAAGAAGCAAACATAGTCAGTATAGACTGGACAACCAAATCAGAAAGCAGTTTGAGCAGAGCTGACAATATGTGGAAACACTGTGAATATTCTTCATGAGTTCAGGAGGAAGGAGCTCGCGCTGTCGGCAGTGACAGACTGGGTTCCTCTTCCTTGCCAGATTTAATCATAAAAACCCAattattgttttcattgtgttatttttattcctATCTTTCCTGTCTGAGCTATTTACAGATTGAGAGCGGAGAGGAGGTGTCTTGCAACCAGCAGGCTAACACGGCAGATGGATTTTGGCTCGCTCACTGCTCTGTTTGGCCCGTTGCAAAAGAATTCCAGTGTGGGTGTGCTGGAGAGCGCTTTGCCTCTAGGTAACAACATAACCACGCACATTTTCTGATGCCTCCTACACACCATGTGCACTTTTTTGTGTGCGATTCCAGCAAACAGGAACCGGCTATGACGACAGGAAGAGGCTTTTTTTATGACTCAAATCCCAGCACAGGAATGGGCTCATTTAGTGATTAAGAGGAGTCACAGGAAGGCCCGGTGCCCTTGTGGTGTTAGTGCTGCTTTCTCCTCTACTTCTCTGTCTCTTTGCGTGTACTTATGGGGAAAGCGCTACCGTAACTGACAGGGCTGGTCGGGGCTTCAGCAGCGTGGAGAGTGCTGTAGGTCTGTCCTGATGAGTGAGGCCTTTAGCAGGCTGTCAAAGAACCGCCTGGACCGCAGTATAGACCAGGGCCTCTCAAAACCTGTCAACATCCCTCCATCAGAGACCCCAGAGCTGCCGCCTTCTCCTCTCCACACACAGCTGAAAGGAGATGGATTACAACCACTCTGGAGCAAAGATACaccttttttcagcttttaacaGAGCTGCACCGAGCGTAGGTCTGCATCTGCTGGATGTTTGTACAGATGGGTCTGAAACCTCGGGAGGGGTTCTTATTTTTCATAAAGAAAAGCTGTTGGAGTGGAAGTCTGAGCTGTTGGGGTTATCAAACACCATTCATCTTCATGGCAAGCCCTGGCACTGACTCATTTTGTCATGCAAAAAAGCCAAGTTCACAAATATGCTGACAGGTGGCTGAACAATATACAGACTGATGACTTAAATCAGTCCAGCATTTTAGCTTATGGATTTGCAGTCTTTGAAATTGTATCTCCTCCCTATTTGAAGGAGATATGTTGGTTGATGTGTTGTGTAACGTGTGCGTGAGTATGAGTATATCTGGTCTCTGTCCCGGGATGCCAAGGGGGAGGATCAATATGAGTTCCCCGTCAAAGGCGTGTTGTTCTTGCTCCGATCTTGAGGCAAACGACTGTGCTTCTTGCTGCGTTGCGTCTTCGGGACCTCCTTGGCCACCGACTGGTTGTGATGCGGCCTGAAGCGCTTGCACTTGCAGGAGGTGACCACGCGGATTTTGTACGTCCGAGTGTTGCCGTTGGGACACTGCAGCTGGACCCTGCGTGTCCGGGAGTGCGCCGGGATGCAGCGGTAGTCTGAGGCGCTGCTTCTCCACCACTTGCCACGGAGGATGGAGTTCGGCATGAGGTGCGCGGGCAGGCACTGACCTGAGCACACCAGCTCTCGGATAGGCTTGGCACTGCGGCAAGAGCCGTCGGTGATGTAACGGGTCGAACGCAGCTCCCTGCAGCTCACCTCCGAGGCACCTGGGTTGAAGAGAGGAGATAACCGTTAACACTCATGGATCGAGTCCAGAACAAACACTCTGGAGAGCCACACAGTGCTGCGGACTTTCTGCAGGGCGACTGCAGCTGTGTCTTATTTCAGTGTGTGATCATTTGCCTCGGTCTGTTTATGCCAACGTGACTTCACGTGTTGCGTTatttatgtgaaaaacaaacaacgtAAGGCAAATAAAGTCTGAACCGGAGGCAGCGTTTCATTTCAGCTCCGACACGTTACGAGACACAAAAGAGCAGCTGAAAAATCCACTTTTCTAAATTCAGCCTAATACAGTAATTTGTACTTTTAAGTGGAGGCTTAAGCCAATGAGATCAGAGTTTCTGAATTTGATTTATGGTCTGATCATTAGCTGACAACTGGGCCTGACGAAGAAATCCAGCTGGCAGCAATCAGCTGATAGCAAATCCAGACCAGAGGGCCATTAAACAGCTCAATCAAACCAAACGGAGGTTTGGTCTGGAAGGAAAAAGCTGGCATTCACCGTTGGCCCTCAGGAAATGTATGTGGTGATGGAAGAGTAAATAGCTGTCTGGTTATTTTAAGGCAGCGCTACAACTGTACACTTCTGAATAAACTGGACATCTGCCAGGCTGATTCGAGACAGCACACTCAGGCTGTAATCCTATATTTCAGCTGCAGCTTTTTAACAGCCGTACGCATGAGTTATtgtcctgtgttttttttctttttcttttttcttacaagctgcatgtttaaaaaaaaaaaaaaaagaaatcgaGGAGGCAAAAGAACTGTTGGTTAAGAAATGATACACTCGGAGAAGGATCTGTTTTCCTCTGTGGCTTTCTTTGCAAAAAGGGCTGAACAAAGGATTTATGTGAGgtgacttcctttttttttccccctcctcacGAGAACATGATCTAGTGTTATTCTGCGGCTGCTGGTGAAGGCGACCGCAGAAGTATACAACGCCTACAGCGTACACCGGGTGGCGGTTTGCACCAGTTACCGCCATATGCCAAGACAGGTTGTCTTATTTATGAAGCACCAGGATGTGTTTTAATCCAGCCTAACATTTTCAATTCTCCACcctagttttaaaattactaatGAGCCTCAAATTTTCATGATTACACACTAGACTACTGTAGAGTTGCGTGAGCTGTTCCTTTCCCTCAGCTGTGGGAGACAAGCCTCTGGGGAAGACTGGAGGGAGGCCAGGCAGTGGTCACAGCCTCTTTTGTGACCCCACAGGGGGAAGGATAACTTGAAAATTAAGATATAGGTGAAGAAAATAATCCAGGAGAGTTCTGCCTTCATAAACTGCACATTCACTGTAAAAGCAAGAGATGCATTTTCCATCCCTGCTAATAATGAATAAATTCCTGTTAAATGAGATCTTCTGGAGCTGTTGCTTGgcgtgtgatttttttttctttttctacccTTTAAGACAACAAAATCAGTCACACTAACTCTCCTCGACTTACTACTCACTTCTTGTCAGCTGTTGCTCTTCTAATCTAATCAATCATCTCCTCTGATCTCCAAATCAAGGGGCcataatttaacaaaaatgttGCACCACCCATCTCGAATCCATGAGACCAAGCATGAGATTATCCTGCATGCGCTACTTAATCAGAACACACAACCGTTACCGGCCACAGGTGGGAATCATTGTCAAAGGCAGTGTTGCATTTAAAAAGCAATTTCTAAAACCCCCCCAAAGACATCTCCCCAAAGAGCAAACTGTGGGCTTTTTTCTGTTTGGGAGACATGTTGTTGCAATCAAATAGTTATGGTGGAAGTAGAGCTTGACTAATAGTATGAAGAGAGAAGGAAACAACCTGGAAGACAATGTGAAAAAGCCCCGATGTCTCACTGACTGCTGTGTGTAGGGGAAGAAACCACAGGAATGTGCGTCTGAGCCGCTCTCATCACCCTCACCTCTGGATTAAACCAGACCTTTTACACTCTTCTTAATCAGGAAATTGATGTGATAATGAAGCAGGATGTAGAGGCAGGGTGTTTTAgggcaatttttaaaaagccacatTAATTTGGAGAGCCTACATTTTCCACATACACTGAATATTTTTGACACaagattttaaattttattttatttttaagccaaaaaaaagttgaattaaagtttaaaattctTAAATGTGGAAAATATAATGAGAAATAAACTTTCCTAATTTATGTCACATTTTTGTGTATTAAGTAAAGGTTGGGTGTACAGCGCAGTTGGGTCCACTTTTATTCTTTATAAACGTGCACTAATTGAAAATGGGGAcctaaaatcaaataaataaacatttatgcTCCTTCCTGCTTGTTCTCATACAAGCTGGGAATAGGTTTTATGCGATAAAACCCGAAAGTTTTCTAAATTTAAGCCTTTTAATGagtttttataaagctctgacggATGGTTAATTTTACGCACAAGAGCCTCCAATTAAGAGGTCAAATTAAATCACTCCAGCATTTAAACTTTAAGCATTGCGTCGACTTACTTATTGATCTTTACCTTCTCATTTTATTTAACttgtaaaattaaatatttaacatttgtTCTGTCATCTTTATGATACTTACTGTAGGAAACTGTGTTTGCCGCCCGTCCGCCGTTTTTTGCCCTGTTATTCATAgcgttgctgttgttgttgttattgttgctgTTGGACGGCTGTAGTATTGCCTCCAGCGGCGTCCGCGTATTTTCTCTGCGTTCTGGTAAAATCTCCGTgccatcattttttaaaaccttcCATCCCTTCACAGCGGTGCAGCATCCCTGGAGCAGCAGGAAAGCCGAACTGGAGACGAGGAGGGCCACAGACACCTGCATGCTTGTCGGTCAGCAGGAATAAATCACACaaggagatttaaaaaaaaaaaaaaatagttaaaataaaacacacacacacacacacacacatacacacacatacacaagagATGTCCTTCTGAACAGGCTGGTCACTTGCACTCTCAAAGCAAGAGGCGAATGCGGTATTTAAGCGCTGCGCAAGTTTTCGTCAGGGCTGACAATTAGGCGCTTACACAAAGTGGGAGGGATTGAACCTGGCCGAGAGATTCATtgagaaaggaggaggggagAGGTTTGGATGAATGcgcagagagaggagagagcaggagaggagtaacagagagaggagagagaagaaggaaaGTAATAGAAAACTGAGAAGATCAAGGAAGAAGAGACCGCAGTGAAGGAAAATACAGATATGAGCAGGAGTGCTtccattatttatttacttatttttaaaatagttaATCAGAATATTtgatcagaaataaaaaaaaaagagtgtagAGGATATTAGGGAAGATTTCCAGGCTTGTGTGCAGCCTTATGCCTTCATAGAGTACATATGTTCTATATGAAAAGTGTCTGCACAAGTGCCTGAAAATCATTTTGTCAAGTATTTAGACCATTTACTGAAGTAAAAGCCATAATCTTACTGAAATGGTACAAACGGCTAATGTGTATTGTTTGGCCATATAGAGCAACAGTGTGGTGATATTTCCATCTACATGAAATAAAAGtaacattttcttcttcttttgatcTTTAAATGCTTCAAAGTTCTCATTATGTTATTCAGTCATAataattgattcattaatgtacATGTCATTTTAATCACCTTTACATACAATATAATAAGTAACCAGGCCGATGTCTGCATTGGTCAGTTAAATGCTTGAGTAAAATTCTGAAGTTATGCTCTaccaccagtgttgggaaggttacttttaaaatgtattccactacagaatactgaatacatgccccaaaatgtattctgtaacgtattccgttacgttactcaatgagagtaacgtattctgaatactttggaatacttaatatattatcatgctgtttacaactacatgaatgtcctattgctgtgatttattactgttactgaaggtccgcggctccgaaacatagtaaagggacctctggctaatacgtcgggttcgtgtcgggctggtagccgaaaactagctttactttgttgtctgggtcaactttgcttgcgggagacagagagaggcgttgaaaggcttctccaacggaacttattttttccggaggaaaacacgaacacagtgtacagttgagtcttaatagcttacttacagctgggctcgtcaggcactcttcttggctgcagtggttattattatatttaca
The Oreochromis aureus strain Israel breed Guangdong linkage group 8, ZZ_aureus, whole genome shotgun sequence DNA segment above includes these coding regions:
- the sost gene encoding sclerostin, which codes for MQVSVALLVSSSAFLLLQGCCTAVKGWKVLKNDGTEILPERRENTRTPLEAILQPSNSNNNNNNSNAMNNRAKNGGRAANTVSYSASEVSCRELRSTRYITDGSCRSAKPIRELVCSGQCLPAHLMPNSILRGKWWRSSASDYRCIPAHSRTRRVQLQCPNGNTRTYKIRVVTSCKCKRFRPHHNQSVAKEVPKTQRSKKHSRLPQDRSKNNTPLTGNSY